From Leptospira venezuelensis, a single genomic window includes:
- the dnaG gene encoding DNA primase — protein sequence MQFQREFIDRIRREVPIESFISRFVPLQKRGRNMVGLCPFHQEKSPSFNVSIDKQFYHCFGCKASGDLFQFVMSYERVDFQRAKEILSEYSGIPIQEKAKEEVERTELLYKVNKKALNFFQENLRGPQGLAARDYLNSRGLGEEIQKSFQLGYAPGGFNHLSGKVFNTKEEIKAALEVGLIRESEKGKEPYDFFRDRIMFPVFDLSGRVIAFSGRILGPGKESKYVNSPASSIFDKGRTFYHLHQAKESIQKSRTSILVEGYLDVIGLVDKGLENTVACMGTAVTENHIRTMKKFSDKFLLVLDGDSAGRKGALHAAELCLKEGLDCFVILLPEGKDPFDLSKELNRQELHKLLENQIPASSFVVEELLDKADSRALPEKKRRALDNLYQFLKGFNRDSDKEFFLGLGARRLGISMDAVLRDYKGGGAKFASPGSDNNKDKSAKRVSGPNPAEKCEREIIALLVKANHLFRFSEELSGLEFLDSKSAFLWDFIYTRYASEEEVSPASVISSEIPNEFKESIAPFLISEADMSPEDSVKVFKGLLNQQKLFVIDKRMEELDSGSPLDDPEHFTKLAYYKTEKSKLLEFIRNENSGVR from the coding sequence TTGCAGTTCCAAAGGGAATTTATCGACCGTATTCGTAGGGAAGTTCCCATCGAAAGTTTTATTAGTCGATTTGTACCCTTACAAAAAAGAGGGAGAAACATGGTGGGCCTATGTCCATTCCACCAAGAAAAATCTCCTTCTTTTAATGTTTCCATAGATAAACAATTCTATCATTGTTTCGGATGTAAAGCATCTGGAGATCTATTCCAATTCGTAATGAGTTACGAAAGAGTAGATTTCCAAAGAGCAAAAGAAATTCTTTCTGAGTATTCAGGCATTCCTATCCAGGAAAAAGCAAAGGAAGAAGTAGAAAGAACTGAACTTCTATACAAAGTAAATAAGAAGGCTCTTAATTTTTTCCAAGAAAATCTGCGCGGACCGCAAGGGCTCGCTGCAAGAGATTATTTAAACTCCAGAGGACTTGGAGAAGAGATCCAAAAATCATTTCAGCTTGGTTATGCTCCAGGCGGCTTTAACCATTTATCCGGAAAAGTTTTTAATACAAAAGAAGAGATCAAGGCCGCTTTAGAAGTAGGCCTCATCCGTGAATCAGAGAAAGGTAAGGAGCCTTACGATTTTTTCAGAGACCGGATCATGTTCCCTGTTTTTGACCTTTCTGGCAGAGTAATCGCATTTTCAGGAAGAATTTTAGGCCCAGGAAAAGAGTCTAAATATGTAAATAGTCCTGCTTCTTCTATATTTGATAAGGGAAGAACGTTTTATCATCTTCACCAGGCAAAAGAATCCATCCAAAAATCCAGAACCTCAATTTTAGTGGAGGGATATTTGGATGTGATCGGTCTCGTAGATAAGGGTCTCGAAAATACTGTCGCGTGTATGGGAACAGCTGTGACTGAAAATCATATCCGTACCATGAAGAAGTTCTCTGACAAATTTCTTCTGGTTTTGGACGGGGACTCTGCGGGTAGAAAGGGAGCGCTTCATGCAGCTGAACTTTGCCTGAAAGAAGGTCTGGATTGTTTTGTTATATTATTGCCAGAAGGAAAGGATCCTTTCGATCTTTCTAAGGAATTGAACCGCCAAGAATTGCATAAACTTTTGGAAAATCAAATCCCTGCTTCTTCCTTTGTGGTGGAAGAACTTTTGGATAAGGCGGATTCTCGTGCTCTTCCTGAAAAGAAAAGAAGGGCTTTGGACAATCTTTACCAATTTTTGAAAGGGTTCAATCGGGACTCCGACAAGGAGTTTTTTTTGGGTCTCGGGGCGAGAAGGCTCGGGATCAGTATGGACGCAGTTTTGCGAGATTATAAGGGCGGAGGAGCCAAGTTTGCCTCTCCAGGGTCCGATAATAATAAGGATAAATCCGCTAAACGTGTATCAGGCCCAAATCCTGCCGAAAAATGTGAAAGAGAGATCATTGCCTTACTCGTGAAGGCTAATCATTTATTCCGTTTTTCCGAAGAATTATCCGGGTTGGAATTCTTGGACTCTAAAAGTGCGTTTTTATGGGACTTTATATATACGAGATACGCAAGCGAAGAAGAAGTTTCTCCCGCTTCCGTTATTTCTTCAGAGATCCCAAACGAATTTAAAGAATCCATAGCTCCTTTTCTGATCTCAGAAGCGGATATGAGTCCTGAAGATTCCGTAAAGGTGTTTAAAGGATTATTAAATCAACAGAAACTTTTCGTGATCGATAAGAGAATGGAAGAGTTGGATTCGGGTTCACCTTTGGATGATCCCGAACATTTTACTAAACTGGCATATTATAAGACCGAGAAATCAAAATTATTGGAATTTATCCGTAATGAAAACTCGGGCGTAAGATAG
- a CDS encoding GatB/YqeY domain-containing protein yields MSLQLKINTDLKEAMKAKQEPLLSTLRLLKADIQYELTKNGAQELSDEQVIVLIKRGYVKRTDAIQMYEKANRNDLADKEKGEAEVLKSYLPPDVPEDQIIAAVEKFVVELGASGPKDIGKVMGKVMAEFKGANIDGSKVSAIVKSKLS; encoded by the coding sequence ATGTCCCTGCAATTAAAAATTAATACCGACCTGAAAGAGGCTATGAAAGCAAAACAGGAGCCTCTTCTCTCCACCTTACGCCTACTCAAGGCTGATATCCAATACGAGCTTACGAAAAACGGAGCCCAAGAATTAAGCGATGAACAAGTCATTGTCTTGATCAAACGTGGGTATGTAAAACGTACTGATGCAATCCAGATGTACGAAAAAGCGAATCGTAATGATCTAGCGGATAAAGAAAAGGGTGAAGCTGAAGTTTTAAAATCATATCTTCCACCTGATGTGCCTGAAGATCAAATCATTGCCGCTGTAGAAAAATTCGTCGTAGAACTCGGAGCTTCCGGACCCAAAGACATAGGAAAGGTTATGGGAAAAGTTATGGCGGAGTTTAAAGGCGCGAACATAGACGGATCAAAGGTTTCTGCGATCGTAAAATCTAAACTTTCCTAA
- the rpsU gene encoding 30S ribosomal protein S21, whose protein sequence is MVGIIVKEGESIESALKRFKRDCANAGIMSEIKRREFYEKPSIKKKKALESAKRKLEKKKRLFSRKDRG, encoded by the coding sequence ATGGTAGGAATCATTGTAAAGGAAGGCGAGTCCATCGAATCCGCTCTCAAACGTTTTAAGAGAGATTGTGCTAATGCCGGAATCATGAGCGAGATCAAAAGACGTGAATTCTACGAAAAGCCGAGCATCAAAAAGAAAAAGGCTTTAGAATCCGCAAAACGCAAATTAGAAAAGAAAAAACGTCTCTTCTCCCGTAAAGACCGCGGTTAA
- a CDS encoding DUF6789 family protein, protein MEAIGLIFVAGFIGTICMSLSMWSIHYAGSVNADMIRAVGSFFTRDMSKALVPGIITHILVGLIFAFPYAFLISLAPHILIASIVTGGAVGFFHGYLVGFLLVVLVARNHPLEQFREAGISVAAAHVFGHLVYGVGLGVILGLYGYNWTSILTI, encoded by the coding sequence ATGGAAGCAATAGGATTGATCTTCGTGGCCGGATTTATCGGAACCATTTGTATGTCCCTTTCTATGTGGTCCATTCATTACGCAGGATCTGTAAATGCAGATATGATCCGAGCCGTAGGAAGTTTTTTTACTAGAGATATGAGTAAGGCATTAGTTCCTGGGATAATTACTCATATTCTCGTAGGGCTTATATTTGCATTTCCTTATGCATTTCTGATCAGTTTGGCTCCTCATATTCTGATCGCTTCTATTGTAACAGGGGGAGCAGTAGGATTCTTCCATGGTTACCTGGTAGGTTTCCTTTTAGTGGTACTAGTGGCCAGGAATCACCCTTTAGAACAGTTTAGAGAAGCAGGGATCAGCGTTGCAGCAGCTCACGTATTCGGGCATTTGGTTTACGGAGTGGGGCTTGGAGTCATACTTGGTTTGTATGGGTATAACTGGACTTCCATTTTGACCATATAA